A region of Liolophura sinensis isolate JHLJ2023 chromosome 8, CUHK_Ljap_v2, whole genome shotgun sequence DNA encodes the following proteins:
- the LOC135474077 gene encoding collagen alpha-1(XII) chain-like, producing the protein MALPRVMWMVLVLFATVQAKPQQRCYVKHADFVFVLDSSSSIWRPDYDRQLEFVKDVVEEFNVGYNDDESRVGIVTFSDKVHVKFYLNQYGEKKAMKDAISRIGYLTGGTNTAAAIRKVHTTMFKEHYGARSNVDHVAVVITDGKSKNSKETLKEAELAREAGIQIFAIGVGNQVSIDELAGIASSPSSKFMYRVGNYRALNSIISNLATQTCEDIEETTTTTSTTTTMPITTPTTTSTTTTTTTPTPTTTTSTTTESTTTSTTQLPTTTTTTMATTTTERPQGDEGEIVPLCGGKPADVFFILDSSTSIWTVDFKKQLEFVKNVIRTFDVGPNKTRVGLSTFSDTVHPMINFDQYTSKDQLFRAVDAVKYQGGLTFTGDAIEDMLNRAFAPGYTRPGVAHIAVVITDGESREQQKTAEQALLAQNSGIYMFAIGVGKAVNEDELKAIASNPDSNYVYTVNSYDALDTLKHILAQKACEVEVTPTPEPVLIKDEPKCTRGNADLMFTIDSRRSSPYASRSIITLIDNVIRDLELSMLRLKVGLLQDVCVANSGDIALSSHVDAFRKQLNAIQYANLAALIHRLRTERFYMQDPSEKIAVLFVDDKLDQPKDTVKEAYLARRQGIEIFVVAVGNSYVNSEVNSLCSAPARSHVIRVPDYSKLLAVRQQLGQQICIPSLLRNAGLYY; encoded by the exons ATGGCGTTGCCGAGAGTGATGTGGATGGTTTTG GTGCTGTTTGCCACAGTTCAAGCTAAGCCTC AACAAAGGTGTTACGTGAAGCACGCGGATTTCGTCTTCGTCCTCGACTCTTCCAGCAGTATATGGCGTCCAGACTACGACAGGCAGCTGGAGTTCGTGAAGGATGTGGTGGAAGAGTTCAACGTCGGCTACAATGATGACGAGAGTCGGGTAGGCATCGTCACTTTCAGCGACAAGGTCCATGTTAAATTCTACCTGAACCAATACGGAGAGAAAAAGGCGATGAAGGACGCGATATCCAGGATAGGCTACCTCACGGGTGGTACGAACACTGCGGCCGCCATCCGTAAGGTGCACACAACGATGTTCAAAGAGCACTACGGTGCCAGATCTAATGTAGACCATGTCGCCGTGGTTATCACCGACGGGAAATCCAAGAATTCCAAAGAGACTCTGAAGGAGGCGGAGCTAGCGAGAGAGGCGGGGATCCAAATCTTCGCCATTGGCGTTGGTAACCAGGTGTCCATCGACGAGTTGGCCGGAATTGCCTCCTCTCCGTCTTCCAAGTTCATGTACAGAGTTGGCAACTACAGGGCACTGAACTCAATTATATCCAATCTTGCCACCCAGACATGCGAAG ATATTGAAGAGACAACAACCACCACCTCAACAACCACAACAATGCCCATCACGACGCCAACCACTACCagcacaacaacaaccacaacaacaccGACCCCAACAACAACGACTTCCACAACAACGGAGAGCACAACCACTTCCACGACACAACTaccaacaacaacgacgacgacgatggcaacaacaacgacagaaCGCCCACAAGGAGACGAAGGAGAAATCGTTCCAT TGTGCGGAGGAAAACCGGCTGATGTCTTCTTCATCTTGGACTCATCCACGAGCATCTGGACTGTTGACTTCAAGAAGCAGCTAGAGTTTGTCAAGAATGTTATCCGGACCTTCGATGTAGGACCGAACAAAACCAGAGTGGGACTGTCCACGTTCAGCGACACCGTCCATCCCATGATTAACTTCGATCAGTACACAAGCAAAGACCAGCTGTTCCGCGCAGTGGACGCCGTTAAGTACCAGGGTGGGCTAACATTCACCGGAGACGCCATAGAAGACATGTTAAACCGCGCTTTCGCCCCAGGGTACACCCGTCCTGGCGTCGCCCACATCGCCGTGGTAATCACGGACGGTGAGTCCAGAGAGCAACAGAAGACTGCTGAGCAAGCCCTACTCGCACAGAACTCCGGTATCTACATGTTTGCCATCGGAGTTGGAAAGGCTGTCAACGAGGATGAATTGAAAGCCATAGCCAGTAATCCAGACAGTAACTACGTATACACCGTGAACAGCTACGACGCCTTGGATACCTTAAAGCATATTCTGGCCCAGAAGGCTTGTGAAG TGGAAGTGACTCCAACACCTGAACCGGTTTTGATTAAAGATGAGCCGA AGTGTACTCGGGGAAATGCCGATCTGATGTTCACCATCGACTCACGCCGCTCTTCACCTTATGCCTCTCGGAGTATCATCACTCTGATTGACAACGTGATCCGGGACCTAGAATTGTCCATGCTTCGCCTCAAGGTTGGCCTGTTACAAGACGTTTGCGTGGCAAACAGTGGAGACATTGCACTCTCTTCTCACGTCGATGCCTTCCGGAAGCAACTGAACGCCATCCAATACGCCAACTTGGCTGCTCTCATTCACCGTCTGCGCACTGAAAGGTTTTACATGCAAGACCCCAGTGAAAAAATAGCCGTCCTTTTCGTGGACGACAAACTCGACCAACCAAAGGACACGGTGAAGGAAGCGTATCTTGCTCGACGACAAGGCATTGAGATTTTCGTCGTTGCTGTTGGCAATAGTTACGTGAACAGTGAAGTTAACTCCCTTTGCTCAGCTCCAGCTAGGTCACATGTCATCCGGGTACCAGACTATTCCAAGCTTCTTGCAGTACGGCAGCAGTTAGGTCAACAGATCTGTATTCCTAGTTTACTCAGAAATGCCGGTCTCTATTATTAA